The following coding sequences are from one Anabas testudineus chromosome 16, fAnaTes1.2, whole genome shotgun sequence window:
- the LOC113170340 gene encoding FXYD domain-containing ion transport regulator 3-like, with protein sequence MSKICALVFMTLVSLVFAEEQSAADDPFKFDYHRLRVGGLILAAVLCLIGITILLSGHCRCKFNQDKRRTGSGAQQMLTDQGRACDC encoded by the exons ATGTCAAAAATCTGTGCTTTGGTGTTCATGACAC TTGTGTCTCTGGTGTTTGCAGAAGAACAGAGCG ctgcagatgatccaTTTAAATTTg ACTACCACAGACTGCGTGTTGGAGGCCTGATTCTCGCTGCCGTCCTCTGCCTCATTGGCATCACCATCCTGCTCA gtgGCCACTGCAGGTGCAAGTTCAACCAGGACAAGAG AAGGACAGGAAGCGGTGCACAGCAGATGCTCACCGACCAAG